The Brienomyrus brachyistius isolate T26 unplaced genomic scaffold, BBRACH_0.4 scaffold117, whole genome shotgun sequence genome includes the window AAGCAGTGAGTACTCAGTAATACCTCAACACTGCTGATAAAGCAGTGAGTACTCAGTAATACATCAACACGCCTGATAAAGCATACCTCAACACTCCTGATAAAGCAGTGAGTACTCAGTAATACCTCAACACTCCTGATAAAGCAGTGAGTTCTCAGTAATACCTCAATACTCCTGATAAAGCAGTGAGTACTCTGTAATACCTCAATACTCCTGATAAAGcagtgaatactcagtaatACCTCAATACTCCTGATAAAGCAGTGAGTACTCAGTAATATCTCAATACTCCTGATAAAGCAGTGAGTACTCGGTAATACCTCATTACTCCTGACAAAGCAGTCAGTACTCACTTACACCTCAAGAAGCTTCACAAAGCAGTGAGTACTCACTAAAACCACAACACGCCTGACGAAGCAGTGAGTACTCACTAAAACCTCAGCACTCCTGACTATGAGTACTCACTGATACCTCAGTGCTCCTGACAAAGCCATGAGTACTCATCTGTCTCTCAACATTTTTGACAAAGTAGTAAACACTTATCTGTATCTCAACACCCATGACAAACCAGTAGATACTTACTGGTACCTCAACATCCCTGATAAAGTAGCCAGTACCCACCTGTACCTTGATACCTCCAGCAGAGCAGTTATTGTGATGCTGAAGTGTCATTCTGGTATGTCTCCTACTTCTTCAGGCTTTTGAAACTCCACTTCACTTCGCCTGCAAGTTTGGGTGTCCTGAGGTGGTGAATGTACTGTGCTCACATCCAGATACTGACAAAAACTGCAAAAACAAGTACAACCAGAAACCCTTCAGTGTAAGTGGGCCTGAATACTTTACAGGGCTTAGCCTCCAGTGTTTATTGTATTCAGTAAGGATGTCCTAATCCAAACTCAAGTATCGGATTGGGAGCCAatctctgcatttttaaattgatCAGTATCGGCTGTATTGAGTACAAGCCTTAGCCTGATCCTTTGTGAATTGTGATTCTTATTTGTTGTGAGTGTGAATATTTATGTTCAGTGGAATTTTGATTATATTGCTCATTTTGAGTTTTCTAGCTTTACTGCTGCAATGCTGCACTAATTGGTATTGAGGGAACTATTTATATCTTTTAGTTTGTTTACCTTGTTATTTTGAAGAAAAAACCCTTAGCGCACTACAGAGTTATTCAattgtgaataatatatatgttAATTGATTTTAACAACTTTAATGTACTTGAATCTAGGAAAATATAGGTGTTTGCTTGAGACTCTGTCAGCAGGTACTACATATTAAATGACTCTCGTTGGTATTGCGGCAAAAAAACTTGATCAGGCAATCCCTAGTATTCAGTTCTCACCATCTTCTTTTTTTCACAGGTCATTTGtgaaaggaaaaataaaacccaggatataaaaaaaaagattaaagaaTACCTGGAAGGTAAATATCCAGGGTCATTCATACTGACAGAGGTATTTGACATAGTTCCTCATCCGGACATCTTTTCTCAAATCAGATCAGTACTATGTACCCTTACTGAGGGCCACAGACAATTCCTCCCAGCCTGTGATTGGAGCTCCCTGGTCACCTGAGCACCTGGATCCAGTTCCTCATTGGCTGGGTTCTGAACTACAAGGAAATCCCAAAGATCCTGTCATGACAGTTAGGGCTGCTGCTGGTCCACTTAGCCAGGCTAAGGTAGCATCATTCATTTTGTGTCTATAGGTTTCCTGTTTCATTACAAAATATATTTGATTTGTTGGTACAGGAATTGTTGTAAATGTCCAGATGCATGTAGAATGCAGTACACTGAAGTAGATGTAGATGTTTCTGtagtttatgaatggtttaattttttttatcgcAGGCTGAGGAGTTTCGCAAGACATGGAAAAATCCCCCCAGAGCTCGGGCCTCGTATTTCCACGACATTCTCAAATCTGACCCCAACCGTGGTGCTGAACGAGTTGGCAGGTGTGTGGAGAGTAAAGAAggttgaaaataataataattgacttcatagaaattctctttacgcctcTCCCAGCTTGCTCTATGTTGGTGAGAGCAAGCTGACCGCAAAGTGCAGCCAACTGttgtggcgcccagggagctgaggATTAAGGGCCTAGCTCGCGGAACCCCAGACGTGCCAAAGCCGTGCTCCAACCGGCGACCTCCTGATCatgggcacagaggcttagctcaCTGAGCGACACGCTGCCCCCAAATGGGTGCAGGAAAGTCTCCGTTAACAGAAGACAACCTGCAGGACACATGTATGGTCGTCTGATGACTATTTTGAGTACGCTGTCAAAATCCTTGCCTAATTAACTCCGAGCTGTCATTGGGTGTACAGTTATGTGAAAAAGAAAGTTCTAAGGTTTTATGTATAAGGACATAATCAAAAAAATCTGGTCCATAGCAGGTTTTAAAATGAGGTAAATACAACCCTACACTGTGTCATCCTTACTGCCTATATAGAAATTCATAGGGTAAGTAGCAGGCAGGTGCTGCTAACGAAATGCACTTGATTAATTGATCGTCAGCAAGCGTGACCACATCTATAAAGACAGAAGTTTACTGGTCTGGAGCATGTAGGTGTGTGTTACCACAATGCCAAAGAGGAAAGACATCAGCAGTGATCTTAGAGAAGCAATTGTTGCTGCCCATCAATCTGGGAAGGGTTATAAGGCAATTTCCAAGTAATTTGAAGTCTGTCATTCTACATTGAGAAAGATTGGAAAGCATTCAGGACAGGGCAGACCGTGCAATGCTCAGAGAAATTGCAAAAAAAGCCCAAGAGCTACATCTCAGACTCTACAGGCCtcagttagcatgttaaatgttaaagttCACGACAGTACAATTAGAAGaagactgaacaagtatgaCTTGTTTGGATGGGTTGCCAGGAAGAAGCCTCTTCCCTCTAAAAAGAACATGGCAGCACAGCTTAGGTTTGCAAAGTTTCATCGGAGCAATCCACAAGACTTCTGTAACAATGTCCTTTGGACAGACAAGACCTAAGTGGAGATATTGGCGAAAACCAAACACAGCATATCAGCACAAACACCTCATACCAACTGTGAAACACGGTGGTGGAGGGCTGATCAATCGGGCTGGTTTTGCAGCCACAGGACCTGGGTACCTTGTAGTCATTGAGTTGACCATGAACTCCTCTGTATACCACAGTATTGTAAAGTCAAATGTGAGGCCATCTGCCCGAGAGTTAAAGCTTGGCTGAAATTTGGTCATGCAAGAGGACAATGATCCAAAGCTCACCAGCATATCTACAACAGAATGGCTGATAAAGACAATCAAAGTGTAGCAATGGGCCAGTCAAAGTCCAGACCTCAACCCGATTGAAATGTTGTGGTGTGACGTTAACAGAGCTGAATGGCCACAAAGCTCAATGAACTGAAGCAATGCTATAAAGCTGAGTAGGCCAAAATTCATCCACAATGTTCTGAAAGACTGATAGTCGTGCAGAAAACAATTCCTTCAAGTTTTTGTTGCTAACGGTGGTTTTAAAAGCTATTGAATCATGTACTTACTTTTTCATACATGGCCTCTCCATTTTGGCttcatttttgtttaataatgTTACAGTGAAATCTGTGTTTTACATCTGAGGTtagttttaaataattttagaaCCTGGTAAGGACctgatttcttttttaatatcCTGATACATAAAACCATTGAACTGAAAGATGGTGTACTTTATTTCACATAACCTGTTCCTAGAGTTTATGGACCAGCACTAAACAATGAACCTCTAACATGTTATCTTGGGGCCTGGGGGGGTCTTCAACAGGGAACTGGCTCATGAATTGGGCTACCTTTGGGTAGAGTACTGGGAGTTTCTGGGCACCTTTGTCAGTTTGGCTACTGAGGATGGCCTGGAGGTACTGGAGGGGTATCTGAACAAGAAGGATTACAGTGAGGCAGATTCAGAGGAGACCAGGAAGAGCAGGACCGGTGATCGCATTAAAGGTATTCCTGTGGCAAGCAGTTTTAGCCATTGTGTATTAAAGTTCCATGATAACACTATTATCCAGCAACTTTGGTGTTTATGTGCTGGCCATCTCATCTCGTGTCCTAGGAAAGACACGGAGCGTTTGCAACTCCATCTCTGTGGGGGCTTTTCTGGATGAGGACAGCCCGCATGAAGATGCCCAGGAGATTCGACAATACGCCACCATGAGGACCTCCGGCAGCTTCCCCTCCCCAGTCACCAACCTCATGGCAGAATTCGAGAAGGCATCTGTGCTGGACTCGGAAAGCCCTTGGGACAGGACCTGCGAGGGGGACCGGGAGGGCGGTGAGTCCGAGGACACATCCAGTGTCAGCTCTGAGGAGTACTTCACGGCGGAGGAGGACGGGGAGGACGAGGACCCTACGACTGCTCTTCAGAATCGTAAGCCAAGTAAGGATGGCTCCGAATCCTCCAGCTCTTCATACAGATCCCTGCATGGCTCACAGGAAGACATCACAGCCAGGCCACCTGTTAGACAGGGTCTTTTCATTGAGGGGTAAGACAACAAAAAACAGTTTCAATTTCCAGACATCCCTGCACCCGGTTTCACTTTTAAGTAAATCCAGCTTGCCTTTCCTCCCAGTGAGTCTCCCACCAAGCTGGACACTGAGGTCTTGTCAGCTCTCAAAGGTGTAGACTTTGACCCACAAAAGTATCCTTGCGTTGACAAGTGGAAAAGCACAGTCCAGAGCTTCACATCTTCtcaaatgcagaggtgagtgaACTTTACTCCGCAATACTCCTGCAAACATGTACCCTCCCAGCCATGTAGAGCGTCGATTCTGCATGTAGAAGTTCCTCGATTGTCTCTCATAAGTTATCAGTTTCATTTGTGATGCAGGTGACGATGTTGAtggcctgtgtgttttttttttttcttttagctgGCCTAGCCCGGTGGGGGTGAAACACTGGCCCGGGACCCCAGGCTCACCCTGTAGCCCCATCCTTTCACCTGGCACTCCCAGCCCTACCCGCTACAACCACATCCATCGCCTTTACCACAGCCACCTTCATCACTCTCCGGTATGATCATTGGTCCAGCCTGGCCAGACAGCTGACTTTCGCCACAGTTACGCCagcaattattttatttttaatttgacaTTTTATAAAGATCTTTAGATCAGCAGTCTATTTAGATACTGCTAAAATGTACCATATTGGTTTTTAATTCTAAATAGGAAATTAATTTAGCGGGGAAAAAGTAGCCTTAAGGCTCGAGTTGTTAAGCATAGCTTTATTTAGTATTTAATGTTTCAGGGACTGGCCACTATGACCAGTTTGCAATTTCTGAATCCCAGGAGAGAAACGTAAATTATACCTTTTGAGAAAGGTAGCAAAAACACTTCTGTTTTCAGCAGTTTTGATGAGTATGTTGACTAAAGGGTGTCAAGCTTTAAACGTTAACTGGTGCCCTTGAAGAAGAGTGGAGACTTAGTAGGTCACATAAAGGAGATCACTAGTGTCTCGTCAAGCAATCACAGCTTCTAACAGTAACCACacgatatgtacattttataaaagcttttgttttattttaaaacaatgctgtTATTTAAGTGTAGTTTTCTCATTAGCGTACTGTAAGTAGTCAGTGTCACTTCACTGCCTTTAGGGTTACACACATACTGATTTATTACATAGAGGTGGAAGTTTACAAATGTGTAGTAAGTGTTAAGATACCAGGAAGTGATGTAATACGAAGACAGGTCTCTGCCTCTTGGGTACCGCCTTCCACTTTGAGATGGAAAATAATTGTGACCGTAAGTCCACTGAAATGCCCAGGCTCAGTTTGATAGATTGAAGGCAGTGCAGAACTGACCAGGATATTCCTTTACGAAGATCAGCTTGCTTCGCTTGGACTCTTAAACCCTAAATTGCACAGAGGTTTTGTTGAATTTCAGTGAAACTCAGAATCTACCATATAATTTTTAAAGCTAGAGTCTGTTTCTACCTACTAGTAGAATATTTTATTGCAGAACATTGCAGCTTTATTTTTTAGGATTCAGTCTGACCTTTTGTACTTTTTTGTTAGTGCCTGTACTATCTTTTTCTTGGGGGGCATGCATAAATTAGTTCCGTTAAATGTTGGATGTGAGGCTGTAATAATACACTTACCAAAACAATTCCAGTGTAAGGCATGTGTTTGAAAGCAGGGGTCTCTCTTTTGGGAGCAGTTTGTTATGAAATGTCACCAGTTTCATCCTGTTCGAAGTGTGAAAGCACTGCTGCTCACCTGTTGGAGCAGTTTGCTTACAGCAGGGCCTCCATTGCCATTTGTTCTATTATTAAACCTTTTTTGGTCTGAAGCTCCACCTGGACCTTTCGTGAAGGTCATGGACACACAACGTCTCCCACTCAACACACGTTACTTTCTCCTTCATCCTCAAATGTGCTGCAGGTTTAATACATGTAAACATTGGATTGAATTGCTTTCTGCTGAGCAGAGGAATTTCACTGCTGCACTGAGAAGGTAGTTCTCTTACATTCAGTCGAGGAGATTATGGTCAAAATGGTTAAGCAGTGATGGGAGAAACATGGCTTTGAAACCTACAATGAGTAGGACTGCGCCATGTCATTCAATACGTAGTTTAGCTGGAAAACCAAGAGGGTGTGAGACAGATGTCACCAAAGAGTCAACACAATCATTTGTATAACAAATTATTGCATgactactcccccccccaccacatctCCTGAAATAAGATGTCCTCTCAacataaaaaacattttatttcaataattaaaaaataatattgattaacattcacaccagtATATTATGCAGTCTGAGATCTGAAGCTGATTAGGACTACAGCCATGCTGCTGTAAAAGTCGTCTTCCTGACAAGATGGACAGCAGTTTTTCGGGTGCTTTTCCGAGGTACTTTCCATACAGATGAAATGATAAACGTGACGTTTAAaagcatatatacacacatcagCACTCTGTCAATTAGAATTACTCCAGGTACATTAGAAGGGAACTGCCAATGCATCTTCCTTAGAGACAAGTTGCTGTTCCATCAGGAGGCGATGTAGAGCACTTGAGGAGGGGAGGGTGTCATGAGCGTGTGAGCTTTTCAGGGGGCATAAAGCCCGAGTCTCCCAGCATCCTGAGTCCCACACGGCCACTGGGCCGTATGGTGAGCCAGGTGATGCTGCCATTGTTCAAGCCCATCCTCAGCCAGCCCTCAGGAGGGAACTGCAAAGCCCTGCAGAAGAGAAGGTGCCCCCATCAGCTCTGGAGGTTTGACCCAAGTCACAACAGTGTGTCAAGAATAAACAACGGAGGAACGCACCTGCACACAAAGTAGCGGATGACGTTAGCGTGGCATACAATGATCTCATAGCTGTCTTGCTTCTGTGTGACATCAGCACGGTGAATATAGCGCCGAAACGCTGCTTCAATTCGGGCACCGTCTTCATGATACTGCCAGGAGATGAGGTCGGTCAGGATTCCAATGCCGATCTAATTAGAAAGTCATATCTACAGTCCTACAGCTTCCTGTAGTGCAGCGATGGCATCACTCACCACAGACTCTGGCCTCCATTGGCCAATCCGTGGCACGGGTTCGACAGGAGATCCTTCCCTCAGCAAATCACAGCTCATCTTCTTCACCTCTTCCTCACACAAACAGGCCAGAGTTTAGATGTGGCAGAAAGACGGCAGTGTCTTACCCAGAAGTTATTGTGTAACACACTGACTTGTATGAAAATTCACACAAAATAATGCCTTCCAATTAATGTATTTTGTTCCATTTCAAAAGCAAGGTGCTGTACAGACAGGCCAATCAACAGCAGCTCTTTTATTGCAGTTAAATATGAGTCGCAATGGCGATGACGCAGTAACATTTCAGGTGCTAAACTGCTGGTTCTGCTTGTCTCTCCTGACCTGGGAGGTGCTTTCCAATGATGTCCGCCGTCTCTGTCGCCCGTGTCATGGTGGAGTGAATCAAAATGTCGTACTTCAAACCCAAGGCCGCCAGTCGCTGAGCGGTCAGTTGAGCCTGCTCACGACCTAGGAGGATTCATTCACAAAAACAGGTTTTAACCCCCTTCCCCTTAGAATGAAGAAAAGGAGAGATTTTAATGAGTTGAGGCAAATTCTGACAgacattttgatcaaaatgcaaTTCTACCATAGACATTCAAAAACATAGAATAcgtagattttttttcctcaatcAAAATATTTTGCCATGGACACAGCCCCTGGTAAATTATTGGGGTGTGGggtaatcaaaaccagccaatacgACACACTGGGTCCCCTTAAATGGATGTAGACCTCAACCCTCCCAAAGCTCAACCAAAAGTTATGCCCTTGCCTAAGGATGTCAGGAACCTCTCCTTGTCATCGCTCCCCTTTTGGTTGTACTGGGAATGCCGAATCAGGATAATGTGACGAGTAGCTCTGGGCTTGTTATTCTGCAGCTCCGTGGTCTGGTCTTCGGTGTTGCTCACAGCCTTCTCTCGCTTCATCTTCGAGTTGAGAACGGCCACTGGGTCACGCCTGTTGGTTAAAATGGATTTCGGAAACAGGCACGTtaaacaagtctgcacacagatgcacacgcatttacatgtccGTAAACGTTTCATTTCCttgtaaataatctgtaggATTTCCAAACTGctccaacgcttttgatgtagctaattttacgtTGTAGTTTATTTGCGTgtgatttcttgcgtgagtcaAAGCGTGAGTGTTGGCAACCCTGGTAACTTAGAACTCACACGTCGGAATTTGTGTACGTATCAAGGTGGCATTTTTCGTATTTCAATGCATTATGAATCAAAGCAGACCGCTAAATACGATTGTTAATATGACGTTCACTATCTCAGAGATATAATTTCTCATGGAATAAATGGACGCACTTATCCCAGTTGATGTCCCAGTCGTTTCCGCTCGGTGCAACAGTTAGATGTTGGTTCTCCGGAGACCATGGATGCGGCTGCGCGGCTCCAAGAGCCGTAAAGATATTCCAGCTGTTCCGACGCTGGTCTTCTCCGACATTGCCTAAGTGCCCCCGTAACCCAGCCGCTGTCACCGCCAGTGCAGCCGACCCCCCGGCAACCCCGAAAATCATTTTCAGAGCTCTCCTGGACGCCATTTAAAAAACACTGCGAAATTACACAATCCAGGCGGCTTCCCTTCGGCGTCAAGGAGGATGCCCCTGCGTTCACAAGGCTTTGTGCGAAATGTGGATAAGCGCCTGCTTGTTCTCTCAAATTGAATATGAAGCTCAATTTGACGCGGAAGTAGAATTTGCAACTACGGCAGCCGGCTTGGACAAAACTGTGATTATGAAACGCGATACGGCCCGAAGCAATACAAGAATCCTGCAATCCTCTCTGTAAATTACGGATGATAATTGCCTGTGAAGCACTAAGAACTGAACCGGATTGTGGTTATCATttcaaataataatatataatgttTCGCACATCATGTGTAATATATTCATACATATTGAAGGATTTTCACAGCTTCCCACCAGTGGCTCGAAGCGCTTTTGTAATAAAGAATATGAAAGACACCACCAATGTGGTTTAACAAAATCATAATCCGGTGTATAGGCCTACAACTCGCGTTGCTTTAAAACAGTGAAATCTGAAGCAGCTGCACTTGCATTTCAACGACCTGTCTGTATTCGTAAGTTTTACTTCTATTAAATCAATTTTAAACTTATACGGCTAAACAGGTATCAGTGCTGCCAACTTTTTTCTGCACACTTATaattatttatatgtatgtaacagttttattaccttgtaaatagtttgtatggtttgcaaactactccaacgctttttat containing:
- the LOC125727755 gene encoding ankyrin repeat and LEM domain-containing protein 2-like encodes the protein MEAVLSRLRTLGGDELRMEIINAGIKCGPITATTRALFEKKLANAILESQRSDGEASELMSNTDASPSNICDESDFGYSLGLNPPEEPSLARLDITTSCVNPDDGFTPQEDRQETPSLFYGVCPSVLDGFLDDETVHVYDNNKDAMKAVKKMKGARFKIFSSREAAEKFARGTNESPSSPCKTTPDLSPRKPDEPPNPEMEHLNGERANNYKTPRTQDLTGKLRKAVENGDRAAFSELVWSNPRYLIGSGDNPTIVQEGCRYNIMHVAAKENQPGIAQLLLDTLENPEFMRHMYPDDKEDMLKNRIHYIVDLYLNTPDKAAFETPLHFACKFGCPEVVNVLCSHPDTDKNCKNKYNQKPFSVICERKNKTQDIKKKIKEYLEDQYYVPLLRATDNSSQPVIGAPWSPEHLDPVPHWLGSELQGNPKDPVMTVRAAAGPLSQAKAEEFRKTWKNPPRARASYFHDILKSDPNRGAERVGRELAHELGYLWVEYWEFLGTFVSLATEDGLEVLEGYLNKKDYSEADSEETRKSRTGDRIKGKTRSVCNSISVGAFLDEDSPHEDAQEIRQYATMRTSGSFPSPVTNLMAEFEKASVLDSESPWDRTCEGDREGGESEDTSSVSSEEYFTAEEDGEDEDPTTALQNRKPSKDGSESSSSSYRSLHGSQEDITARPPVRQGLFIEGESPTKLDTEVLSALKGVDFDPQKYPCVDKWKSTVQSFTSSQMQSWPSPVGVKHWPGTPGSPCSPILSPGTPSPTRYNHIHRLYHSHLHHSPV
- the LOC125727756 gene encoding serine/threonine-protein phosphatase PGAM5, mitochondrial-like is translated as MASRRALKMIFGVAGGSAALAVTAAGLRGHLGNVGEDQRRNSWNIFTALGAAQPHPWSPENQHLTVAPSGNDWDINWDKRDPVAVLNSKMKREKAVSNTEDQTTELQNNKPRATRHIILIRHSQYNQKGSDDKERFLTSLGREQAQLTAQRLAALGLKYDILIHSTMTRATETADIIGKHLPEVKKMSCDLLREGSPVEPVPRIGQWRPESVYHEDGARIEAAFRRYIHRADVTQKQDSYEIIVCHANVIRYFVCRALQFPPEGWLRMGLNNGSITWLTIRPSGRVGLRMLGDSGFMPPEKLTRS